One window of the Rosa rugosa chromosome 3, drRosRugo1.1, whole genome shotgun sequence genome contains the following:
- the LOC133735424 gene encoding disease resistance protein RPM1-like isoform X1 gives MFLNLRSELPCRGHLVGCNGIELKRHNTTITIIFILPAAAFNTHHGLKVCILINKSRFDRIEAYMASAATDLLVIRQIVGILENEASFIAGVGDQVDEIKLELISMKSFLYDAEGKGARTQGEETWVASVRDLAYDVEDVIDEFMYHMYEQKIGGRFSRWLYKTINIPKNIWYRRQIANKLQKITTMIKAIPERNQRYGFAVIEGTNTSLDMRKWVQNQADSSLFIKEEELVGIEDKKQMLLGWLMNEEHHQIVVSVVGMGGSGKTTLVAKTFTNEVVKKHFDCYAWVTVSQSYVIEDLLRSLIKEFYKTMKDANPENLNVMSYRELLEMLVNFLESKRYLIVLDDVWDVNLWEEIKFAFPDAQCGSRIMLTTRKEDIASYSFGVESHFHSIQPLKKNYAWELFSKKAFSTCHNKICPPELEPLAWDLVEKCEGLPLAIVALGGVMSSKKSLDQWSEVYNSLNWHLSNNSLLKPVKSILLLGFNDLPYRLKHCFLYCSLFPEDYLIINKKVIRLWIAEGFVEQVKGLTLEEVAAGYLMELVSRSMLQERYTSWNPACKMHDLIRELALSIGEKEKFCAVYDGSERMEETGARRLSIQTVEGEIECCKGLSQLRSFLVFVTDALSVSFSKKLASELKLLRVLDLENAPIVKIPDELMYLFNLKYLNLRGTLVKELPEAIGKLRNLQTLDIRFTNVEVLPRGISKLINLRHLLGYRSLRDFMLLKNRIGVKAPSDISKLKKLQNLSCIESEGNFITLLRGMTQLLTLGIANVIERDARDLCVALEEMKILRSLDLWVTNQEEYLRVDTLSSPPPHLRHICLAGKLEKIPVWFYSLHSLTFLHLHWSRLEEDLLPHIEGLACLESVTLVNAYVGKELSFTRGFLKLTRLSLQNFPLLEKITIEKGVMPNLQFLELQRCMGLTTLPQGFEYLTKLEGYLFETVPEQFKESIQGAVDYYQKVERFKMIRGDAKSAVLG, from the exons ATGTTCTTGAACTTAAGATCGGAGTTACCTTGCAGAGGGCATTTGGTTGGCTGCAATGGAATTGAACTGAAGCGGCACAACACAACAATTACCATTATTTTCATACTTCCTGCTGCAGCCTTCAATACTCATCACGGACTAAAGG TGTGCATACTAATCAATAAGTCAAGATTTGATAGAATAGAAGCATATATGGCCTCAGCTGCAACAGATCTGCTGGTTATTCGCCAAATTGTTGGCATACTTGAGAACGAAGCATCCTTCATTGCCGGGGTTGGAGATCAAGTTGATGAGATTAAGCTGGAGCTGATTAGCATGAAATCCTTCTTGTATGATGCTGAGGGCAAGGGAGCACGCACACAAGGAGAGGAGACGTGGGTAGCAAGCGTAAGAGATTTGGCCTATGATGTTGAAGACGTTATTGATGAATTCATGTATCATATGTATGAGCAGAAAATTGGAGGTCGATTTTCGAGGTGGCTCTACAAAACCATTAACATTCCAAAGAATATCTGGTATAGACGTCAAATTGCAAACAAGTTACAGAAAATCACTACAATGATTAAGGCCATTCCAGAGAGAAATCAAAGATATGGTTTCGCTGTTATAGAAGGGACAAACACTTCTCTTGATATGCGCAAATGGGTGCAAAACCAAGCGGATTCTTCTCTTTTCATCAAGGAGGAAGAACTTGTTGGAATTGAAGACAAAAAGCAAATGTTATTGGGATGGTTGATGAATGAAGAACATCACCAAATTGTTGTCTCCGTGGTTGGCATGGGAGGATCAGGAAAGACAACTCTAGTTGCCAAGACCTTCACCAATGAAGTTGTCAAGAAACATTTCGACTGTTATGCATGGGTTACTGTCTCCCAAAGTTATGTGATTGAAGACTTACTTAGAAGCTTGATCAAGGAATTCTACAAAACAATGAAGGATGCGAACCCTGAAAATTTAAATGTCATGAGCTATAGAGAGTTGCTAGAGATGCTAGTAAACTTCTTGGAGTCTAAAAGGTACCTAATTGTATTGGATGACGTGTGGGATGTCAACCTGTGGGAAGAAATTAAGTTTGCATTTCCGGATGCACAATGTGGAAGTCGAATCATGCTCACAACTCGAAAAGAAGACATAGCATCATATTCTTTTGGGGTTGAAAGCCATTTTCACAGTATCCAACCCTTGAAAAAGAATTATGCATGGGAGCTTTTCAGCAAGAAAGCATTCTCCACTTGTCATAACAAAATTTGTCCACCGGAGCTTGAGCCGTTAGCTTGGGACCTAGTAGAAAAGTGTGAAGGTCTTCCTCTGGCTATTGTCGCTTTGGGTGGTGTTATGTCTTCTAAGAAGTCGTTGGATCAATGGAGCGAAGTCTACAACAGCTTAAATTGGCATTTGAGTAACAATTCATTGCTAAAACCTGTTAAAAGCATTTTGCTGCTTGGTTTTAATGATTTGCCATACCGATTGAAGCATTGTTTCCTCTATTGTTCACTTTTCCCAGAAGACTATTTGATCATCAATAAAAAAGTCATAAGATTGTGGATTGCTGAAGGATTTGTCGAACAAGTCAAAGGGCTCACACTAGAAGAAGTTGCAGCAGGCTATCTTATGGAACTTGTTTCCCGTAGTATGCTACAAGAAAGGTACACTAGTTGGAATCCAGCATGTAAGATGCATGATCTTATACGTGAGCTTGCTCTGTCAataggagaaaaagaaaaattctgtGCTGTATATGATGGGAGTGAAAGAATGGAAGAAACTGGAGCACGCCGTCTGTCAATTCAAACAGTTGAAGGAGAAATTGAATGTTGTAAAGGTCTGTCACAACTTCGTTCTTTCCTTGTGTTTGTCACTGATGCACTTTCAGTCTCTTTCTCAAAAAAATTGGCTTCTGAATTGAAACTTTTGAGGGTTCTAGACTTGGAGAATGCCCCAATTGTTAAAATTCCAGATGAACTAATGTACTTATTCAACTTGAAATATCTCAATTTGAGAGGAACTCTAGTTAAGGAACTTCCAGAAGCCATAGGAAAGCTTCGAAACCTTCAAACATTGGACATCAGATTCACAAATGTAGAGGTACTTCCAAGAGGAATTTCCAAGTTGATCAACTTGCGCCATCTACTGGGTTACCGTTCCTTGAGGGATTTTATGCTTCTCAAAAACCGTATTGGGGTTAAAGCACCATCAGATATTAGTAAGTTGAAAAAGTTGCAAAATCTTTCATGTATTGAATCAGAAGGGAACTTCATTACACTTCTAAGAGGCATGACCCAACTTTTAACCCTTGGCATTGCAAATGTGATAGAAAGAGATGCAAGAGACCTATGTGTTGCACTTGAAGAGATGAAGATTCTTCGCAGCCTAGACTTATGGGTAACAAATCAAGAGGAATATCTTCGAGTTGACACGTTATCTTCACCTCCTCCCCACCTGCGGCATATTTGTTTGGCAGGCAAACTGGAAAAGATACCTGTTTGGTTTTATTCACTCCACAGCCTCACATTCTTGCATCTACATTGGTCCAGACTCGAAGAAGATTTGCTACCTCACATTGAAGGACTGGCCTGTCTGGAGAGTGTTACCCTTGTTAATGCTTATGTTGGGAAAGAGTTAAGCTTCACTAGAGGCTTTTTAAAGCTTACACGACTAAGCTTGCAAAATTTTCCATTATTGGAAAAGATAACAATAGAAAAAGGGGTGATGCCAAATCTCCAGTTCTTAGAACTTCAAAGATGCATGGGACTAACGACATTGCCACAAGGTTTTGAGTATCTTACTAAACTAGAAGGGTACTTATTTGAGACTGTTCCAGAGCAATTTAAGGAGTCCATACAAGGAGCTGTGGATTATTACCAAAAGGTAGAACGTTTCAAGAT GATAAGAGGTGATGCCAAATCTGCAGTGCTTGGTTAG
- the LOC133735424 gene encoding disease resistance protein RPM1-like isoform X2, giving the protein MFLNLRSELPCRGHLVGCNGIELKRHNTTITIIFILPAAAFNTHHGLKVCILINKSRFDRIEAYMASAATDLLVIRQIVGILENEASFIAGVGDQVDEIKLELISMKSFLYDAEGKGARTQGEETWVASVRDLAYDVEDVIDEFMYHMYEQKIGGRFSRWLYKTINIPKNIWYRRQIANKLQKITTMIKAIPERNQRYGFAVIEGTNTSLDMRKWVQNQADSSLFIKEEELVGIEDKKQMLLGWLMNEEHHQIVVSVVGMGGSGKTTLVAKTFTNEVVKKHFDCYAWVTVSQSYVIEDLLRSLIKEFYKTMKDANPENLNVMSYRELLEMLVNFLESKRYLIVLDDVWDVNLWEEIKFAFPDAQCGSRIMLTTRKEDIASYSFGVESHFHSIQPLKKNYAWELFSKKAFSTCHNKICPPELEPLAWDLVEKCEGLPLAIVALGGVMSSKKSLDQWSEVYNSLNWHLSNNSLLKPVKSILLLGFNDLPYRLKHCFLYCSLFPEDYLIINKKVIRLWIAEGFVEQVKGLTLEEVAAGYLMELVSRSMLQERYTSWNPACKMHDLIRELALSIGEKEKFCAVYDGSERMEETGARRLSIQTVEGEIECCKGLSQLRSFLVFVTDALSVSFSKKLASELKLLRVLDLENAPIVKIPDELMYLFNLKYLNLRGTLVKELPEAIGKLRNLQTLDIRFTNVEVLPRGISKLINLRHLLGYRSLRDFMLLKNRIGVKAPSDISKLKKLQNLSCIESEGNFITLLRGMTQLLTLGIANVIERDARDLCVALEEMKILRSLDLWVTNQEEYLRVDTLSSPPPHLRHICLAGKLEKIPVWFYSLHSLTFLHLHWSRLEEDLLPHIEGLACLESVTLVNAYVGKELSFTRGFLKLTRLSLQNFPLLEKITIEKGVMPNLQFLELQRCMGLTTLPQGFEYLTKLEGYLFETVPEQFKESIQGAVDYYQKDKR; this is encoded by the exons ATGTTCTTGAACTTAAGATCGGAGTTACCTTGCAGAGGGCATTTGGTTGGCTGCAATGGAATTGAACTGAAGCGGCACAACACAACAATTACCATTATTTTCATACTTCCTGCTGCAGCCTTCAATACTCATCACGGACTAAAGG TGTGCATACTAATCAATAAGTCAAGATTTGATAGAATAGAAGCATATATGGCCTCAGCTGCAACAGATCTGCTGGTTATTCGCCAAATTGTTGGCATACTTGAGAACGAAGCATCCTTCATTGCCGGGGTTGGAGATCAAGTTGATGAGATTAAGCTGGAGCTGATTAGCATGAAATCCTTCTTGTATGATGCTGAGGGCAAGGGAGCACGCACACAAGGAGAGGAGACGTGGGTAGCAAGCGTAAGAGATTTGGCCTATGATGTTGAAGACGTTATTGATGAATTCATGTATCATATGTATGAGCAGAAAATTGGAGGTCGATTTTCGAGGTGGCTCTACAAAACCATTAACATTCCAAAGAATATCTGGTATAGACGTCAAATTGCAAACAAGTTACAGAAAATCACTACAATGATTAAGGCCATTCCAGAGAGAAATCAAAGATATGGTTTCGCTGTTATAGAAGGGACAAACACTTCTCTTGATATGCGCAAATGGGTGCAAAACCAAGCGGATTCTTCTCTTTTCATCAAGGAGGAAGAACTTGTTGGAATTGAAGACAAAAAGCAAATGTTATTGGGATGGTTGATGAATGAAGAACATCACCAAATTGTTGTCTCCGTGGTTGGCATGGGAGGATCAGGAAAGACAACTCTAGTTGCCAAGACCTTCACCAATGAAGTTGTCAAGAAACATTTCGACTGTTATGCATGGGTTACTGTCTCCCAAAGTTATGTGATTGAAGACTTACTTAGAAGCTTGATCAAGGAATTCTACAAAACAATGAAGGATGCGAACCCTGAAAATTTAAATGTCATGAGCTATAGAGAGTTGCTAGAGATGCTAGTAAACTTCTTGGAGTCTAAAAGGTACCTAATTGTATTGGATGACGTGTGGGATGTCAACCTGTGGGAAGAAATTAAGTTTGCATTTCCGGATGCACAATGTGGAAGTCGAATCATGCTCACAACTCGAAAAGAAGACATAGCATCATATTCTTTTGGGGTTGAAAGCCATTTTCACAGTATCCAACCCTTGAAAAAGAATTATGCATGGGAGCTTTTCAGCAAGAAAGCATTCTCCACTTGTCATAACAAAATTTGTCCACCGGAGCTTGAGCCGTTAGCTTGGGACCTAGTAGAAAAGTGTGAAGGTCTTCCTCTGGCTATTGTCGCTTTGGGTGGTGTTATGTCTTCTAAGAAGTCGTTGGATCAATGGAGCGAAGTCTACAACAGCTTAAATTGGCATTTGAGTAACAATTCATTGCTAAAACCTGTTAAAAGCATTTTGCTGCTTGGTTTTAATGATTTGCCATACCGATTGAAGCATTGTTTCCTCTATTGTTCACTTTTCCCAGAAGACTATTTGATCATCAATAAAAAAGTCATAAGATTGTGGATTGCTGAAGGATTTGTCGAACAAGTCAAAGGGCTCACACTAGAAGAAGTTGCAGCAGGCTATCTTATGGAACTTGTTTCCCGTAGTATGCTACAAGAAAGGTACACTAGTTGGAATCCAGCATGTAAGATGCATGATCTTATACGTGAGCTTGCTCTGTCAataggagaaaaagaaaaattctgtGCTGTATATGATGGGAGTGAAAGAATGGAAGAAACTGGAGCACGCCGTCTGTCAATTCAAACAGTTGAAGGAGAAATTGAATGTTGTAAAGGTCTGTCACAACTTCGTTCTTTCCTTGTGTTTGTCACTGATGCACTTTCAGTCTCTTTCTCAAAAAAATTGGCTTCTGAATTGAAACTTTTGAGGGTTCTAGACTTGGAGAATGCCCCAATTGTTAAAATTCCAGATGAACTAATGTACTTATTCAACTTGAAATATCTCAATTTGAGAGGAACTCTAGTTAAGGAACTTCCAGAAGCCATAGGAAAGCTTCGAAACCTTCAAACATTGGACATCAGATTCACAAATGTAGAGGTACTTCCAAGAGGAATTTCCAAGTTGATCAACTTGCGCCATCTACTGGGTTACCGTTCCTTGAGGGATTTTATGCTTCTCAAAAACCGTATTGGGGTTAAAGCACCATCAGATATTAGTAAGTTGAAAAAGTTGCAAAATCTTTCATGTATTGAATCAGAAGGGAACTTCATTACACTTCTAAGAGGCATGACCCAACTTTTAACCCTTGGCATTGCAAATGTGATAGAAAGAGATGCAAGAGACCTATGTGTTGCACTTGAAGAGATGAAGATTCTTCGCAGCCTAGACTTATGGGTAACAAATCAAGAGGAATATCTTCGAGTTGACACGTTATCTTCACCTCCTCCCCACCTGCGGCATATTTGTTTGGCAGGCAAACTGGAAAAGATACCTGTTTGGTTTTATTCACTCCACAGCCTCACATTCTTGCATCTACATTGGTCCAGACTCGAAGAAGATTTGCTACCTCACATTGAAGGACTGGCCTGTCTGGAGAGTGTTACCCTTGTTAATGCTTATGTTGGGAAAGAGTTAAGCTTCACTAGAGGCTTTTTAAAGCTTACACGACTAAGCTTGCAAAATTTTCCATTATTGGAAAAGATAACAATAGAAAAAGGGGTGATGCCAAATCTCCAGTTCTTAGAACTTCAAAGATGCATGGGACTAACGACATTGCCACAAGGTTTTGAGTATCTTACTAAACTAGAAGGGTACTTATTTGAGACTGTTCCAGAGCAATTTAAGGAGTCCATACAAGGAGCTGTGGATTATTACCAAAAG GATAAGAGGTGA